A window of Pedococcus aerophilus contains these coding sequences:
- a CDS encoding RecB family exonuclease, whose translation MVPALSPSRASDFKQCPLLYRFRTIDKLPSPPSPAAARGTLVHAVLERLFDLPADERTPAAAQALLGPQWSALVEEEPELAAMIADDAKLTEDGWFSDAQALIETWFTLEDPTRLEPAERELYVETDVDGLVLRGYVDRLDVAPDGAMRVVDYKTGRSPSELFEGKALFQMKFYALVLWRLRGEIPRLLQLVYLGNGEVVRYAPDEHDLLSLERNLKAVWVAIERAATTGDWRPKTSKLCDWCDFREFCPAWGGTPPPLPENAALIALNPAVSGQVAPTDE comes from the coding sequence ATGGTTCCCGCTCTCTCGCCGAGCCGTGCATCCGACTTCAAGCAGTGCCCGCTGCTCTATCGGTTCCGCACGATCGACAAGCTGCCCTCGCCGCCCAGCCCCGCTGCGGCGCGCGGAACGCTCGTGCACGCCGTCCTGGAGCGGCTCTTCGACCTCCCTGCCGACGAGCGGACCCCGGCTGCGGCTCAGGCCCTGCTGGGCCCCCAGTGGAGCGCGCTGGTCGAGGAGGAGCCCGAGCTCGCAGCGATGATCGCCGACGACGCGAAGCTCACCGAGGACGGCTGGTTCAGCGATGCCCAGGCGCTCATCGAGACGTGGTTCACCCTCGAGGACCCGACCCGCCTCGAGCCCGCCGAGCGCGAGCTCTACGTCGAGACCGATGTCGACGGACTCGTCCTGCGCGGGTACGTCGACCGCCTCGACGTCGCCCCCGACGGCGCCATGCGGGTCGTCGACTACAAGACCGGCCGGTCCCCGAGCGAGCTGTTCGAGGGCAAGGCGTTGTTCCAGATGAAGTTCTACGCGCTGGTGCTCTGGCGGCTGCGCGGCGAGATCCCGCGCCTGCTCCAGCTCGTCTACCTCGGCAACGGCGAGGTCGTCCGCTACGCGCCGGACGAGCACGACCTGCTCAGCCTCGAGCGCAACCTCAAGGCCGTCTGGGTCGCGATCGAGCGAGCTGCCACGACCGGTGACTGGCGACCGAAGACCTCGAAGCTGTGCGACTGGTGCGACTTCCGCGAGTTCTGTCCGGCCTGGGGCGGCACTCCCCCGCCCCTGCCGGAGAACGCGGCCCTCATCGCCCTCAACCCCGCCGTCTCGGGTCAGGTCGCGCCGACCGACGAGTGA